The following are encoded in a window of Deinococcus koreensis genomic DNA:
- a CDS encoding putative quinol monooxygenase, protein MAAVNLFATLVPKSGQAEALRAGLLTIAPASRTEPGCLRYEVLESGEGTSVRFHVVERFVDDAAVQAHGQSGHYRVFSASFETWLAGPPHVVRSRNLDVGE, encoded by the coding sequence ATGGCTGCCGTCAACCTGTTCGCTACCCTGGTTCCCAAATCGGGCCAGGCGGAAGCCCTGCGTGCCGGACTTCTCACTATCGCCCCCGCCTCGCGCACCGAACCCGGCTGCCTGCGCTACGAGGTGCTGGAAAGCGGCGAGGGTACATCTGTGCGCTTTCATGTCGTAGAGCGTTTTGTGGACGACGCGGCGGTGCAGGCCCACGGGCAAAGCGGGCATTACCGCGTGTTCAGCGCCAGCTTTGAGACGTGGTTGGCCGGGCCGCCACATGTGGTGCGCTCGCGGAATCTGGACGTGGGAGAGTGA
- a CDS encoding tyrosine-type recombinase/integrase — translation MTLVSQTGPTDIDPIQLVLDSVTSPLTKVAYQKALGDFFTWWGGQGRPPLTKAVVQRYVAVLLEQGRSSSSVNVRLSAIRKLVREAADNGQLASFEAESIARVRGVKKQGRRTGAWLSRAQAQELLLAPDTSTLRGLRDRALLAVLLGCGLRRSELVNLTFTHLQQREGRWVVLDLIGKHGRTRTVPMPGWCKAAVDAWTSAAALSGGHLFRPTSPRGSRVLARQQLSHEAVALIVRKYGQQVGRADLTPEGLQLAPHDLRRTFAKLAHKGGAPIDQIQLSLGHASIQTTEVYLGVDQNLESAPCDVLGLSLKGH, via the coding sequence GTGACCCTCGTCTCCCAGACAGGCCCTACCGACATCGACCCAATCCAACTGGTACTCGACTCCGTGACCTCCCCGCTGACCAAGGTCGCCTACCAGAAGGCCTTGGGTGACTTCTTCACCTGGTGGGGTGGACAGGGGAGACCCCCACTGACCAAAGCAGTGGTGCAGCGGTACGTCGCAGTGCTGCTGGAGCAGGGCCGGTCGTCCTCCAGCGTGAATGTCCGACTCTCCGCCATCCGCAAGCTCGTCCGTGAGGCCGCCGATAACGGACAACTTGCGTCGTTTGAAGCGGAGAGCATCGCCCGGGTGAGGGGCGTCAAGAAGCAGGGCCGGCGCACGGGAGCCTGGCTCAGCCGGGCCCAGGCCCAGGAGTTGCTGCTGGCCCCGGACACCTCAACGCTCAGAGGCCTGCGGGATCGGGCGCTGCTGGCCGTCCTGCTGGGCTGCGGCCTCCGGCGTTCGGAGCTGGTGAACCTGACCTTCACCCACCTTCAACAACGCGAGGGCCGCTGGGTGGTGCTCGATCTCATCGGCAAACACGGCCGCACCCGGACAGTGCCGATGCCTGGGTGGTGCAAGGCGGCGGTGGACGCCTGGACGTCGGCGGCCGCGCTGAGCGGCGGCCACCTCTTTCGCCCGACCTCGCCGCGTGGTTCGCGTGTCCTGGCCCGTCAGCAGCTCTCCCATGAGGCCGTGGCCCTGATCGTGCGGAAGTATGGCCAGCAGGTCGGCCGCGCCGACCTGACCCCGGAAGGGCTGCAGCTGGCTCCCCACGATCTACGCCGGACGTTCGCCAAGCTGGCACACAAAGGCGGTGCGCCGATCGACCAGATCCAGCTCTCGCTCGGCCACGCCAGCATTCAGACCACTGAGGTCTACCTGGGCGTGGATCAGAATCTTGAAAGCGCGCCCTGCGACGTCTTGGGACTCTCTCTCAAGGGACATTGA
- a CDS encoding AbrB/MazE/SpoVT family DNA-binding domain-containing protein — MTTTEAFSLEVKENGRVFLPVAFRQRLGVQSGDRLIARVTEEGKAELVTAGHALAVTRGMFAHLVTDGTSLADELIQERRAEAGRE, encoded by the coding sequence ATGACCACGACTGAGGCATTTTCGCTGGAAGTGAAGGAAAACGGGCGGGTGTTCCTTCCAGTGGCCTTCCGGCAGCGCTTGGGAGTGCAGTCCGGTGACCGCCTGATTGCCCGGGTGACCGAGGAGGGCAAAGCCGAACTGGTCACGGCTGGACATGCCCTGGCCGTCACACGCGGGATGTTCGCCCATCTGGTCACGGACGGCACCTCGCTCGCCGATGAGCTGATCCAGGAGCGGCGAGCCGAGGCGGGGCGGGAGTGA
- a CDS encoding type II toxin-antitoxin system VapC family toxin: MTVLDASALLAWLQGEPGTGRVDEALRQGATIHTVNWAEVLTKLASRGARPADVTRQLSERGVLGQLLTVDAGQLQDAEVVAELYAVTRVAGLSLGDRYCLALGQRLSVPVLTTDRAWAALALTVTVELAR, encoded by the coding sequence TTGACCGTCTTGGACGCCAGCGCCCTGCTGGCCTGGCTGCAGGGCGAGCCCGGCACCGGGCGCGTCGATGAGGCGCTGCGGCAGGGCGCGACCATCCATACCGTGAACTGGGCCGAGGTGCTCACGAAGCTGGCGAGCCGGGGCGCGCGGCCGGCCGACGTCACCCGGCAACTCAGCGAGCGGGGCGTCCTGGGCCAGCTCCTGACCGTGGACGCGGGCCAGCTCCAGGACGCTGAGGTGGTGGCCGAGCTGTATGCGGTCACGAGGGTCGCGGGGCTGTCGCTCGGCGACCGCTACTGCCTGGCCTTGGGTCAGCGCCTGAGTGTGCCGGTGCTCACCACCGACCGGGCCTGGGCGGCGCTGGCGCTGACCGTGACCGTCGAGCTGGCGCGGTAG
- a CDS encoding ParA family protein: MKIISVASEKGGVGKSTSAVTLAAHLAGRGRTLLVDADERLRSAWTWTTKRPDYGGWGFEVQLYSDFVAQADPGAAFDYVVLDTKGGEGAGELAALARNSSLLIIPTKPDGVSADGLVATLQPLLEKGVTNYRVLLTDVPPAPNADGLDMRLELDTAGIPLFGHAIRHAVAVSKAAREGLCVRDVRGDRYAKLVWMDYELVSREVLNHVK, translated from the coding sequence GTGAAGATCATCAGTGTGGCCTCCGAGAAGGGAGGGGTCGGCAAGAGCACCTCCGCTGTGACCCTCGCCGCGCATCTGGCCGGGCGGGGCCGCACCCTGCTGGTGGACGCCGACGAGCGGCTGCGCTCGGCGTGGACATGGACGACCAAACGGCCAGACTACGGCGGCTGGGGCTTCGAGGTGCAGCTCTACAGCGACTTCGTGGCGCAGGCCGATCCCGGGGCCGCGTTCGATTACGTGGTGCTGGACACCAAGGGGGGAGAGGGGGCGGGCGAGCTGGCCGCCCTGGCCCGCAACTCCTCGCTCCTGATCATCCCCACCAAACCCGACGGCGTCTCGGCCGACGGCCTGGTGGCCACCCTCCAGCCCTTGCTGGAGAAGGGCGTGACCAACTATCGGGTGCTGCTCACCGACGTGCCCCCCGCCCCCAATGCGGACGGCCTGGACATGCGCCTGGAACTGGACACCGCTGGAATCCCGCTGTTCGGTCACGCCATCCGGCATGCCGTGGCGGTCAGCAAGGCGGCGCGCGAGGGCCTCTGTGTCCGCGACGTCCGCGGCGACCGCTACGCCAAGCTGGTGTGGATGGATTACGAGCTGGTGTCACGCGAGGTGCTGAACCATGTCAAGTAA
- a CDS encoding ParB/RepB/Spo0J family partition protein produces the protein MTAATPLPADPTPALRLTPPQEAPAADVVRVPWNSLRRSEFNPRRTFEDKPLFELAVDIYHKGLLQNLVVRPHPTEDGAYELVAGERRYRAVGLLVEGLELVDDQGGESAMLQVAGDYTVPVQIRHLTDQELIELAITENSQREDVTPLEEADGYARLTGLGMKPDEIAARSGHPLRRVEQRLTLAYGLGKEGRKLLTEDNINLAQAQVIAQTTGELKRHLVKLVRENPRQYSAEQLRKLTTDGRVLVSNALLDVEASGLAVCEDMWGLIPAYFRDTAKAQALHLEALEAQAQHDRDSGQWAFVDVLPCSTHGNVRNLPWSTYRTSGPKELQGVVYLHSPSGEMHRHEGAVREEAAKAAEKARQSQWRAQAHAEVAAQPPENRPVRDAAHRIGQEARARVLWGSLATDPKRCLALTVQGLFESASEVRVKTETAPSLSAPLPEVVTLVQRWAAERPDLFQTHEEGTMVNGLYGTEFHAALMELSEGDLLSLLAYHMHDSLHHWTAFSATARPGELAVHVAQQIGADKRLAQEWTVTADYLSAYTIPQLTALIATMPGKVQPAAAPNSGKKELVGRIVEVAGALREAGWVPDVVKFQR, from the coding sequence ATGACCGCAGCCACCCCCCTGCCCGCCGACCCCACGCCCGCCCTGCGCCTTACGCCGCCCCAGGAGGCCCCCGCCGCCGACGTGGTGCGTGTGCCGTGGAACAGTCTGCGCCGCAGCGAGTTCAACCCCCGGCGCACCTTTGAGGACAAGCCACTGTTTGAGCTGGCCGTGGACATTTACCACAAGGGCCTCTTACAGAACCTCGTGGTGCGCCCGCACCCTACTGAGGACGGCGCGTATGAACTTGTGGCCGGGGAGCGCCGTTACCGCGCTGTGGGGCTGCTGGTCGAGGGCCTGGAACTCGTGGACGACCAGGGCGGCGAGAGCGCCATGCTCCAGGTGGCCGGGGACTACACGGTGCCTGTCCAGATTCGGCACCTGACCGATCAGGAGTTGATTGAACTCGCCATCACGGAAAACTCGCAGCGCGAGGACGTGACCCCCCTGGAGGAAGCGGACGGGTACGCACGGCTGACCGGGCTGGGCATGAAGCCAGATGAGATTGCCGCCCGCAGCGGCCACCCGTTGCGGCGCGTCGAGCAGCGCCTGACGCTGGCCTACGGCCTGGGCAAAGAGGGCCGCAAGCTGCTGACCGAGGACAACATCAACCTCGCGCAGGCCCAGGTGATCGCGCAGACCACGGGCGAACTCAAGCGGCATCTGGTGAAGCTGGTGCGCGAGAACCCCCGCCAGTACAGCGCCGAGCAGTTACGGAAGCTGACCACGGACGGGCGCGTGCTGGTGTCCAACGCTCTGCTCGATGTGGAGGCGTCGGGCCTCGCCGTGTGCGAGGACATGTGGGGCCTCATCCCGGCCTACTTCCGGGACACCGCCAAGGCCCAGGCGCTCCACCTTGAGGCCCTTGAGGCCCAGGCGCAGCACGACCGCGACAGCGGACAGTGGGCCTTTGTGGACGTGCTGCCGTGCAGCACCCACGGGAACGTGCGGAACCTGCCGTGGAGCACCTACCGCACCTCCGGCCCGAAAGAGTTGCAGGGCGTGGTCTACCTTCACAGCCCGAGCGGGGAGATGCACCGCCATGAGGGCGCGGTGCGCGAGGAAGCCGCCAAAGCCGCCGAGAAGGCCAGGCAGAGCCAGTGGCGTGCCCAGGCCCACGCAGAAGTGGCCGCGCAGCCGCCCGAGAACCGTCCGGTGCGGGACGCCGCCCACCGCATCGGCCAGGAGGCCCGTGCCCGTGTGCTGTGGGGGAGCCTCGCCACCGACCCCAAGCGGTGCCTTGCCCTCACCGTCCAGGGGCTGTTTGAGAGTGCGAGTGAGGTCAGGGTCAAGACGGAAACAGCCCCCAGCCTGAGCGCCCCCCTGCCGGAAGTCGTAACCCTGGTGCAGCGGTGGGCCGCCGAGCGCCCCGACCTGTTCCAGACGCACGAAGAGGGCACGATGGTGAATGGCCTCTACGGGACAGAATTCCACGCCGCCCTGATGGAGCTGAGCGAAGGCGATCTATTGAGCCTGCTCGCGTACCACATGCATGACTCGCTGCACCACTGGACGGCCTTCAGCGCCACGGCCCGCCCTGGGGAGCTGGCGGTGCATGTGGCCCAGCAGATCGGCGCGGACAAGCGGCTGGCGCAGGAGTGGACGGTGACGGCGGACTACCTGAGCGCGTACACCATCCCGCAGCTCACGGCCCTCATCGCCACGATGCCGGGGAAGGTGCAACCCGCCGCTGCGCCCAACAGTGGCAAGAAGGAGCTTGTGGGCCGCATCGTGGAAGTCGCCGGGGCGCTCCGTGAGGCCGGGTGGGTGCCGGACGTGGTGAAGTTCCAACGGTAA
- a CDS encoding bifunctional DNA primase/polymerase, translating into MSLPPHDLLRTARQYVDAGLSVIPVGVSGSYAKHPHYDALKKSGHCSWDEGRGKWVATWLAFRERLPTQGELHAWFILHGAQGMALVTGRVSGLIALDFDQGAGVDTMHLLGIEPHVRSASGGYHVYVRHPGWHVSTTNSTTKRSLPPGVDVRGDGGLVVLPPTVTDAGRYERLPGKKLLNRLTIPETAELAGQRYRVRELLGLACAPECLEEAPRAAVRAPVFNAPGSDGGEQHRRVDYMMLIERAQNLAANRGRNDAGFWLACQLRDNDFPQDEALEVGPSWLSLLPGTNTKGAREAYVLAHFEASVRSAYRKVPAGRDSKPWVKGYGR; encoded by the coding sequence ATGAGCCTCCCGCCCCACGATCTTTTGCGGACTGCCAGGCAGTACGTGGACGCGGGCCTGAGCGTCATCCCCGTGGGGGTCAGTGGCAGCTACGCCAAGCACCCGCACTACGACGCCCTCAAGAAGTCGGGGCACTGCTCCTGGGATGAGGGGCGCGGCAAGTGGGTGGCGACGTGGCTGGCGTTCCGGGAGCGCTTGCCGACGCAAGGTGAGCTGCACGCCTGGTTCATCCTGCACGGCGCGCAGGGTATGGCGCTGGTGACGGGCAGGGTCTCCGGCCTGATCGCCCTGGACTTCGATCAGGGGGCCGGGGTGGACACCATGCACCTGCTGGGCATCGAGCCGCATGTGCGGAGCGCCAGCGGCGGCTACCACGTCTATGTGAGGCATCCCGGCTGGCACGTGTCCACCACCAACAGCACCACCAAGCGCAGCCTGCCGCCCGGCGTGGACGTGCGGGGCGACGGCGGCCTGGTCGTGTTGCCTCCCACCGTGACCGACGCGGGCCGCTACGAGCGGTTGCCTGGCAAGAAACTCCTGAACCGGCTGACCATCCCTGAGACCGCCGAGCTGGCCGGTCAGCGCTACCGCGTGCGCGAGTTGCTGGGCCTGGCATGCGCGCCGGAGTGCCTGGAGGAAGCGCCGCGCGCGGCCGTGCGTGCCCCCGTGTTCAATGCGCCGGGTTCGGACGGTGGCGAGCAGCACCGGCGCGTGGACTACATGATGCTGATAGAGCGCGCCCAGAACCTCGCCGCGAACCGTGGCCGCAACGACGCTGGATTCTGGCTGGCGTGCCAACTGCGGGACAACGATTTTCCCCAGGACGAGGCCCTGGAGGTCGGGCCCTCCTGGCTCTCACTGCTGCCGGGCACGAACACCAAGGGCGCCAGGGAAGCCTACGTGCTGGCCCACTTTGAGGCCTCGGTGCGCAGCGCCTACCGCAAGGTTCCTGCGGGACGTGACTCGAAGCCGTGGGTGAAAGGCTACGGGCGCTGA
- a CDS encoding IS3 family transposase (programmed frameshift), whose protein sequence is MGQRQRYTKEFKLEAVRLAHEPDQTFTGVSINLGISDSSLHRWAKEFEQQGQSAFPGHGKASLSAEQAEIKRLQRELDIARQERDVLKKAGGLLRQRKVRRFEFIDAHRSLFRLDVMCRMLDVTRSGYATWRGRPMSPRRAQDDVLSTEIQQIHTRTKGRYGVPRVHAELREHGMACSRRRVARLMSAAGLQGKDRRKHKRTTTRNETHPVAKDLVHRNFDVPTPNTVWAADISFLPTKEGWLYLAVILDLHSRLVVGWTMGERLTTDLPLAALNMAVARRPPPADLIHHSDRGSQYTSRLYQAALQRSGMQSSMGRKGDCFDNAVVESFFSTLKRELMMDTVFMSRQEGRSQVFEYLEIFYNRQRRHSTLGYLTPVEFEQRGNRAVA, encoded by the exons ATGGGACAGCGCCAGCGGTACACCAAAGAATTCAAGCTCGAGGCCGTCCGGCTCGCCCACGAGCCCGACCAGACCTTCACCGGCGTCTCGATCAATCTCGGCATCAGCGACTCGTCGCTTCACCGCTGGGCCAAGGAATTCGAGCAGCAGGGTCAATCAGCTTTCCCGGGTCACGGGAAGGCCAGCCTCAGCGCCGAGCAGGCAGAGATCAAACGCCTGCAACGCGAGCTGGACATTGCCCGTCAGGAACGTGATGTGTTGAAAAAAGCCG GTGGCCTTCTTCGCCAAAGAAAAGTGAGGCGTTTTGAATTCATCGACGCGCACCGCTCCTTGTTCCGCCTGGACGTCATGTGCCGGATGCTGGACGTGACCAGAAGCGGCTATGCGACCTGGCGAGGAAGGCCGATGAGTCCCAGACGTGCTCAGGACGACGTCCTGAGCACGGAGATCCAGCAGATCCACACCCGAACCAAAGGGCGGTATGGCGTGCCCCGGGTGCATGCCGAGTTGCGGGAGCACGGCATGGCGTGCTCCCGGCGGCGGGTGGCCCGGCTGATGTCTGCGGCTGGCCTGCAGGGCAAAGATCGTCGGAAGCACAAGCGCACCACCACCCGGAACGAAACCCACCCCGTGGCGAAGGATCTCGTGCATCGGAACTTCGACGTACCGACGCCGAACACCGTATGGGCCGCCGATATCTCGTTTCTCCCGACGAAAGAGGGATGGCTCTATTTAGCCGTGATCCTGGATCTGCACTCGCGACTGGTGGTGGGCTGGACGATGGGCGAACGGCTCACGACCGACCTGCCTCTGGCGGCCCTGAACATGGCGGTGGCCCGCCGACCACCACCGGCGGACCTGATTCACCATTCCGACCGGGGGTCGCAATACACGAGCCGCCTGTACCAGGCGGCCCTGCAGAGGAGCGGAATGCAGTCGAGTATGGGGAGGAAAGGCGATTGCTTCGACAACGCCGTGGTGGAGTCGTTTTTCTCGACCCTGAAGCGGGAACTGATGATGGACACGGTGTTTATGTCGCGCCAGGAGGGGCGCAGTCAGGTGTTTGAGTACCTGGAAATCTTCTACAACCGCCAGCGGCGTCACTCGACCCTGGGATATCTGACGCCGGTAGAATTCGAACAGCGCGGAAACCGCGCGGTGGCGTAA
- a CDS encoding ArdC family protein, whose translation MPYKKPSTPEEKEAAREASQAVTQELMSRIDTCALRLAEQLGAGASDELLTFMRFSARFHTYSLNNQLLIWLQAPEAAHVAGFQAWRGLGRSVRKGAKAVRVLAPLVVPDHEAPPVNGRPAQRIVGFKYSSIFADYDTEGDPLPSAAFMVVQGGDDGTCALLRSLTAACPVPVRWEDGEGRGAHGWTDGGQIVLCREKCDLEPAHALRVFFHEWAHVSLHFQGAGKRAEDLPDRQTRELEADAAAYVLSSFYGVETTAAVADYITTWGGNAEKLHASMTRIGRAVSSILGALRCQGEPVARAAA comes from the coding sequence ATGCCGTACAAGAAGCCCAGCACCCCCGAGGAAAAAGAAGCCGCCCGCGAGGCATCTCAGGCCGTCACGCAGGAACTCATGTCGCGCATTGACACGTGCGCCCTGCGCCTGGCCGAACAGCTGGGGGCCGGGGCCAGTGACGAGTTGCTGACCTTCATGCGCTTCTCTGCCCGCTTCCACACCTACAGCCTCAACAATCAGCTGCTGATCTGGCTGCAGGCCCCCGAGGCCGCCCATGTGGCCGGGTTCCAGGCGTGGAGGGGTCTGGGGCGCAGCGTCAGGAAGGGCGCGAAGGCCGTGCGCGTTCTCGCGCCCCTAGTGGTGCCCGATCACGAGGCCCCGCCCGTGAACGGCAGGCCCGCGCAAAGGATCGTGGGCTTCAAGTACAGCTCTATTTTTGCCGACTATGACACCGAAGGCGACCCGCTGCCCAGCGCCGCCTTCATGGTGGTGCAGGGGGGAGACGACGGAACATGCGCGCTGCTGCGTTCGCTCACCGCCGCGTGCCCGGTGCCCGTTCGGTGGGAGGACGGCGAGGGACGCGGGGCGCATGGCTGGACGGACGGCGGGCAGATCGTCCTGTGCCGTGAGAAGTGCGACCTGGAACCGGCGCACGCGCTGCGCGTGTTCTTCCATGAGTGGGCGCATGTCTCACTCCACTTCCAGGGCGCGGGCAAACGCGCCGAAGATCTGCCCGACCGCCAGACGCGCGAGCTGGAGGCCGACGCTGCCGCCTACGTGCTGAGCAGCTTTTACGGCGTCGAAACTACGGCCGCTGTGGCCGACTACATCACCACCTGGGGCGGCAACGCTGAGAAGTTGCACGCCAGCATGACCCGGATTGGGCGGGCCGTGTCGAGCATTTTGGGTGCCCTGAGATGCCAAGGTGAGCCCGTTGCTCGAGCCGCCGCCTGA
- a CDS encoding fibronectin type III domain-containing protein — protein MSSTRPVLAVRPLTLVLTLTLLAACTSSPPPTPPTTPTTPTTPGTPAAPVNLVVQHVTASSITLRWTATPGAIGYVLERKVADEPFAPIAAPAAEATTYTDTGLTLGKTYIYRLKVKTAGGESAFTAEIGGLVSAGGTDTDGDGVSDQDEQAGYDVILKAAGEQIGTPHVASDPLRADSDGDGLGDKQERALFTDPQRADTDSDGLGDRDEVMTWVSSPVDRDTDGDARGNSALFDGQEVSTYRTSPTLADSDGDKYSDYEEIIERGGRYNPLVANTPRLELSVATAPVIDLNITRTADQTRVTGTSTSLTLGQEDRRSASDTQTQRVTAEVSATIEASVEAGFPSGASASASASATVSAGYGYEKTATYSEESVRSSQTTAEKNESLSTSDGYSLNGGNLKVGFRVRNTGDISFALKDLQITALRRDPSDRKRFVPVGTMTVPSAGEGTTLSSGGETGILSASLDLPGDLALQLQHNPRDLLFQFSTYNLLDDAGRNFEFLKEVTNAKTALVVIDYGNGDVVRQRVATNVQRRDGQIVGVRLGTVLKDILGLPYQTQTNRAGVRVLTSVYDNGPVFKGDVAVAPSDHALWATIGSADLNLGPATNADDILLTQNSTLHLMRVRDQDSDGLFDNEEYVHGTSDTVADGDGDGLNDGEEVKVGWNVIPLTNRVKGYPRRVFPSPLVADADGDGLNDSKEQALGTSPFLKDTDGDGLPDNADTDPLYANVPPVVDTVRVLPRYLLQGIYGTASDSDSNLQAVQVDWGDGSLPDKRTFDTPQRQTDYSLTHEYAAPGTYTVRVQAIDVRGLVSETKTTTVMPTPTPTPGP, from the coding sequence ATGAGCTCAACGCGCCCAGTTCTCGCCGTTCGTCCCCTGACGCTGGTGCTGACCCTGACCCTGCTCGCCGCCTGCACATCCTCACCGCCACCAACTCCCCCGACGACGCCGACGACGCCCACCACACCCGGCACCCCGGCGGCTCCCGTAAACCTCGTGGTACAGCACGTGACGGCCTCCTCGATCACCCTGCGCTGGACGGCCACGCCCGGTGCCATCGGCTACGTGCTGGAGCGCAAGGTGGCCGACGAACCCTTCGCCCCGATTGCCGCGCCAGCGGCAGAGGCCACCACGTACACCGACACCGGACTGACACTGGGCAAAACATACATCTACCGCCTCAAGGTGAAGACTGCAGGCGGCGAGAGCGCGTTTACCGCGGAGATCGGCGGGCTCGTTTCGGCTGGCGGCACCGACACCGATGGCGACGGCGTGTCCGATCAGGATGAGCAGGCAGGCTACGACGTTATTCTGAAAGCAGCTGGAGAGCAGATCGGTACTCCGCACGTGGCCAGCGACCCCCTCCGGGCCGACTCCGACGGCGACGGCCTGGGGGACAAGCAGGAGCGCGCCCTGTTTACCGACCCACAGCGTGCCGATACCGATAGCGACGGCTTGGGGGATCGCGATGAAGTCATGACCTGGGTGAGCTCGCCGGTCGACCGTGATACAGACGGCGACGCACGCGGCAACTCGGCGCTGTTCGATGGGCAGGAAGTCAGTACCTACCGCACCTCGCCCACCCTGGCAGACTCTGACGGCGACAAGTACAGCGACTACGAGGAGATCATCGAGCGCGGCGGGCGCTATAACCCGCTGGTCGCCAACACGCCGCGCCTGGAGCTGTCGGTTGCCACCGCCCCGGTAATCGACCTGAACATCACGCGTACGGCCGACCAGACGCGGGTCACCGGCACCTCGACCTCACTCACGCTCGGCCAGGAGGATCGCCGCAGCGCGTCCGACACCCAGACCCAGCGGGTCACCGCAGAGGTCAGCGCCACCATCGAGGCCAGCGTCGAGGCCGGCTTTCCCAGCGGCGCGAGCGCCTCGGCGAGCGCCTCAGCGACGGTGTCGGCAGGCTACGGCTATGAGAAGACAGCCACGTACAGTGAGGAGTCGGTGCGCTCCAGCCAGACGACGGCCGAGAAAAACGAGTCGCTGAGCACGTCGGATGGCTACTCGCTGAACGGCGGGAATCTCAAGGTGGGCTTCCGGGTACGCAATACTGGCGACATCAGCTTCGCGCTCAAAGACCTGCAGATCACTGCGCTGCGTCGTGACCCCAGCGACCGCAAACGCTTCGTACCGGTGGGCACCATGACAGTGCCCAGTGCGGGCGAGGGCACGACCCTGAGCAGCGGCGGCGAGACGGGTATACTCTCGGCCAGCCTCGATCTGCCCGGCGATCTCGCCTTGCAGCTGCAGCACAATCCGCGCGACCTTCTCTTCCAGTTCAGTACCTACAACCTTCTCGACGACGCCGGACGCAATTTCGAGTTTCTCAAGGAGGTCACCAATGCCAAGACGGCGCTGGTGGTCATCGATTACGGCAACGGCGACGTCGTGCGCCAACGCGTGGCGACCAACGTGCAGCGCAGGGACGGGCAGATCGTGGGGGTGCGGCTGGGCACCGTGCTCAAAGACATCTTGGGGCTGCCATACCAGACCCAGACGAACAGGGCCGGCGTGCGCGTCCTGACCTCGGTATATGACAATGGACCCGTCTTTAAGGGCGACGTGGCGGTAGCACCGTCGGATCACGCGTTGTGGGCCACTATCGGCTCGGCAGACCTGAACCTCGGCCCGGCGACCAACGCCGACGACATCCTGCTCACCCAGAACAGCACCCTGCATCTGATGCGTGTGCGCGATCAGGACAGCGACGGGCTCTTCGACAACGAGGAGTACGTCCACGGCACCTCGGATACTGTGGCTGACGGTGACGGCGACGGCCTGAACGACGGCGAGGAGGTCAAGGTCGGCTGGAATGTCATCCCGCTGACCAACAGGGTCAAGGGCTATCCACGCCGGGTTTTCCCTAGCCCTTTGGTGGCCGACGCTGATGGGGACGGCCTGAACGACAGCAAGGAACAGGCTCTGGGCACCTCGCCATTCCTGAAGGACACCGATGGCGACGGCCTTCCAGACAACGCCGATACCGACCCGCTGTATGCCAATGTACCGCCGGTCGTCGACACGGTTCGCGTCCTGCCCCGCTACCTCCTCCAGGGCATCTACGGCACGGCGAGTGACTCGGACAGCAACCTCCAGGCTGTGCAGGTCGATTGGGGCGACGGTAGTCTTCCGGACAAGCGAACCTTTGACACGCCCCAGCGCCAGACCGATTACTCCCTGACCCATGAGTACGCGGCACCGGGAACTTATACGGTGCGCGTGCAGGCCATCGACGTGCGTGGTCTGGTCAGCGAGACGAAGACGACCACCGTCATGCCCACCCCCACCCCTACCCCTGGGCCATAA